In the genome of uncultured Pseudodesulfovibrio sp., one region contains:
- the rpe gene encoding ribulose-phosphate 3-epimerase: MILSPSMLSSDFANIETELKALEAAGLSWVHLDVMDGMFVPNITFGPPIIKAMRAKSKLFFDCHLMIEDPGRYIGEFVDAGADLICVHAEACTHLERVCAQIAEAGAKPAVALNPHTSPETIRYLLPQLYMVLVMSVNPGFGGQKFIPFCLDKVRDLKKMIDEAGAETLIQIDGGVTLDNARELTEAGVDVLVSGSAFFKYPPYGERHKAFQDACG, translated from the coding sequence ATGATACTTTCCCCCTCCATGCTCTCCTCGGATTTCGCCAACATAGAAACCGAGCTGAAAGCCCTGGAAGCCGCAGGCCTGTCCTGGGTCCATCTGGACGTCATGGACGGCATGTTCGTGCCCAACATCACCTTCGGGCCGCCGATCATCAAGGCCATGCGTGCCAAGTCCAAACTCTTTTTCGACTGCCACCTGATGATCGAGGACCCGGGCCGGTACATCGGCGAATTTGTCGATGCCGGGGCAGACCTGATCTGCGTTCACGCAGAGGCGTGCACCCACCTGGAGCGGGTCTGCGCACAGATCGCCGAGGCCGGAGCCAAGCCCGCAGTGGCGCTGAACCCGCACACCTCGCCCGAAACCATCCGCTATCTCCTGCCCCAGCTGTACATGGTGTTAGTCATGTCCGTGAATCCTGGGTTTGGCGGGCAGAAGTTCATCCCGTTCTGCCTGGACAAGGTCCGCGATCTCAAAAAGATGATCGACGAGGCCGGAGCCGAGACCCTGATCCAGATCGACGGCGGCGTGACCCTGGACAACGCGCGCGAGCTGACAGAAGCGGGCGTGGATGTCCTCGTGTCCGGCTCGGCATTCTTCAAGTATCCGCCCTACGGTGAACGACACAAGGCGTTTCAGGACGCCTGCGGGTAA